Proteins found in one Stigmatopora nigra isolate UIUO_SnigA chromosome 15, RoL_Snig_1.1, whole genome shotgun sequence genomic segment:
- the LOC144208481 gene encoding G protein-activated inward rectifier potassium channel 1-like produces MAALRRKFGEDYQVVSTNRAGSGGGGGSGGGGSFSAPAAKKKRQRFVEKNGRCNVQHGNLGGETSRYLSDLFTTLVDLKWRWNLLIFILTYTVAWLVMASMWWVIAYIRGDLQQHARDASYTPCVANVYNFPSAFLFFIETEATIGYGYRYITEKCPEGIILFLFQSLLGSIVDAFLIGCMFIKMSQPKKRAETLMFSQDAVVSQRDGRLCLMFRVGNLRNSHMVSAQIRCKLIKSRQTPEGEFLPLDQCELDVGFGTGADQLFLVSPLTICHEINPKSPFFDLSQRSLTNEQFEIVVILEGIVETTGMTCQARTSYTEDEVLWGHRFLPVMSLEEGFFRVDYSQFHSTFEVPTPAYSVKEHEEKNSLPSPAPTPALTDGTRRDRVFSVDCINVAASMATGGRLPSKLQRISSSGKEDLQRKVLMLSSQHAEKACSTGDLPLKLQRLGSSPGPDDSLKVGFEPMTQSTGDLYQHTLMPTLCPPQPPTHSPLMSASRRPEDNLPAKLRKMNR; encoded by the exons ATGGCGGCACTTCGCAGGAAATTCGGCGAGGACTACCAGGTGGTCAGTACCAACCGAGCCGGAAGCGGCGGAGGTGGCGGAagcggcggcggtggcagcTTCTCGGCGCCGGCGGCCAAGAAGAAGCGGCAGCGCTTTGTGGAGAAGAACGGTCGTTGCAATGTCCAGCACGGTAACTTGGGCGGCGAGACCAGCCGCTACCTCTCGGACTTGTTCACCACTTTGGTGGACCTCAAGTGGCGTTGGAACCtgctcatcttcatcctcaccTACACGGTGGCCTGGCTGGTGATGGCGTCCATGTGGTGGGTGATCGCCTACATCCGCGGCGACCTCCAGCAGCATGCCCGCGACGCTTCGTACACGCCGTGCGTGGCCAATGTCTACAACTTCCCGTCGgctttcctcttcttcatcgAGACGGAGGCCACCATCGGATACGGCTACCGTTATATTACGGAGAAGTGCCCAGAGGGcatcatcctcttcctcttccagtCGCTCCTGGGCTCCATCGTGGATGCCTTCCTCATCGGCTGCATGTTCATCAAGATGTCGCAGCCCAAGAAGCGCGCCGAGACGCTCATGTTCAGCCAGGACGCCGTGGTCTCGCAGCGGGACGGCCGGCTGTGCCTCATGTTTCGCGTGGGTAACTTGCGGAACAGCCACATGGTGTCTGCGCAGATCCGATGCAAGCTCATCAAG TCTCGTCAGACCCCCGAGGGTGAGTTCCTGCCCCTGGACCAGTGTGAGCTGGACGTGGGCTTCGGTACGGGAGCCGACCAGCTTTTTCTGGTCTCACCGCTCACTATCTGCCACGAGATCAACCCAAAAAGCCCCTTCTTTGACCTGTCTCAACGCTCTCTAACCAATGAACAGTTTGAGATCGTGGTAATCCTGGAGGGAATCGTTGAGACCACCG GCATGACGTGTCAAGCACGCACTTCGTACACGGAAGACGAGGTCTTGTGGGGCCACCGATTCTTGCCCGTGATGTCCCTAGAGGAGGGTTTCTTCCGGGTGGACTACTCGCAGTTCCACAGCACCTTCGAAGTCCCCACGCCGGCATACAGCGTCAAAGAACACGAGGAGAAGAATTCCCTGCCGTCACCCGCGCCCACGCCGGCACTAACCGACGGGACTCGGCGTGACAGGGTTTTTTCCGTGGACTGCATTAACGTGGCGGCATCGATGGCCACCGGGGGGCGGCTACCCAGTAAGCTTCAGCGAATCAGCTCATCGGGGAAGGAGGACCTCCAGAGGAAGGTGTTGATGCTGAGCTCGCAGCATGCCGAGAAGGCGTGCAGTACCGGGGACCTGCCACTAAAACTTCAGCGTTTGGGATCCTCGCCCGGGCCGGACGATTCGCTCaaagtgggattcgaacccatgaCCCAGTCTACCGGGGACCTGTACCAGCACACTCTGATGCCCACCCTGTGCCCACCACAGCCCCCCACGCACAGTCCTCTAATGTCAGCCAGCAGGAGGCCCGAAGATAACCTTCCGGCTAAGTTACGGAAGATGAACCGCTGA